In Procambarus clarkii isolate CNS0578487 chromosome 89, FALCON_Pclarkii_2.0, whole genome shotgun sequence, the DNA window tatattataaaatatttaatatatatattctaaaaTATGTAATATACTAAGATTAACATCAAGTTGGTCAATAATCAATATTGATTGAAACTAGCAAGatataggttgacatttaggggagtaaggtaggttacatggagtttttctcttaaactggttgagagaggtacagtctttaacatgattgggaaggtcattccacattctgggtccattAATtaccagagcatttctagtttggataAGTCGCACTCTTGAAATATCAAATAGAAATTTGTTTCTAgtttggtgcccatgggttctgttacaacaaaacataataataaataaattcatAAACTTTATTCATAAAGTACTCAGTAAAGCAGATTTGAGTGCTTCTTCAAGGAAAAATAACCATAGTTTGGACTACCCTATAGCTGTATATCCTATATAGTTAGGTTTATATAACTATAGCAATAGGCTATGCAATAACACCCACCCCCAATACCTCAACCCCACaactaggaaatgtatatgtttatttctcagaacgttcggcaatatgtttattgtttgtgatgtgtgtcaatatatgtatgaacacgttgtactgaacggggtgagaatagcttgagctacctcatccctttgtgtgtattttacctcaataaacttatttcaatttcaatttcaaacccCACAATTTGGTTTCTCCGTGTTTGTTCCTGTATGGTTGGTGTTATGGTGCTCCACAACTGGTCCTGTATGGCCTCCcagctgaccagtatacacaaactTTTCCCGGGAGAACTTGCTATTACTCTAGTATgtaaccctttttttatttagtttttctgcttagttcatttattatatatatccCGTTGTTGGTAAAACAATGGTATCATAATGAGCACAAAGATTGTAATTCAAGAAAGCTTGTATCTGGACTGTTGGCAGGTTAACTGTAGTTTTGGACAAAATTACAAGCAGGCATTAGAGGTTAGATTCCCAAACTTGTCGACTAAGATTAATAATAAtagtgtttattcaggtaaaagtacatacatacaaattgagttacaaacagaatgttgtaactgtaggtagtaacttaagtgattgtaacctatccaccgctgcccactggataggttacaatcacttagttactacccacagttagcaaactggggatatttagcTAACACCAGAAGAAGACATGATCGATCATACTAGATACAGCTAGTACAGTATACTATGcccaaagccactaatacgcacagtgtttcgggcaggaagaaAGATTAAGATATCTTTCTCTACAAATGCATAGAGTATGAGGAAACTTGAGTGAAATATACAGTGGATGAAAGGAtataacaagaggggatatttacAGGGTTCTAAGTATATCAATacaaaataaaacataaaataatGGATACAGATTTAATAAAGTTGGAATCAGAACATGATTCCAACCCATGTCCAAAGTTGGACATGGGTAAAGGCTTGTTTGGAATTAGAGTTTTAGATTTGTGGAATAAATTGCTGGGTAACTTAATCAAGGAGAGATTTTTGGATTATTTCAACTGTAGGTTTGATGTTCTGCACATATGAGTTTTTGGGTACAAATAAGAGTTGCCTGTTATTAGCAAATTCTACAGCTTCCTCTATCTCTTCTTAGCTCACACAGTTTCTTGGACCTACAGCTCTGTATCCTGTCACATAATTTCACACATGAATACAGCATCATAATGTGAGGGTTTTTAATTTCAGAAATGACATCATCTGCCTTAAAGATTCAAACCCTGAGAAGTCTTATCCGAGAGCTGCGTAGGTCTCTTCCAGAACATGAGACGTTGAAACACTCCCCAGCCTTTTCCTATATAATTGACCAGTATCGTCGTAATGCTCTCACTGATCAGCAGTACTGCCGTGAGCAGGAAGAGATGGCCCATCTTGCACAGACTTATGCTACATACTTGGAATCCAGCAGAAAGTAAGTACAGTATTGTAATTACTTTGTATAATATGTAGAATTTGATATGTTTATAATGTAGAGACGTACCAAAAGGAGTAAAGGCTATATAGTATTTGTAGATGATGTTTTGTCTGTAGGGCTTTATCAAACGTATCCGACACACAAAACTAGAGCTTATAAGGGATAAAAATGATTTAGGTGCTAGAAAATGAAATTTGAGAGACATAAGTGATTGTTAAAAATTCATATTTATAAACTTATAATTTAGCAAGAGGAGTAGCAATGTTTAGTTTACCTTGATTCTATTCAATGATGATAGCTTTTTATGACTGCAGAACTCTGTACAGTGTCTCTTGAGGATCCAAAAGTGGTAAGTGGTGTGACAGACCTGAAACACCAGCCAGTACCTGAACCAGGAATGGATAGAACATGCCAGTAGGCATCATGGAGGTCCAGAAATATGAGCCAAGAGTGATTTGAAAACCACCTGATGAACAATAGCTGTGGTGGTCATCCTATAGCGTGCCCACTTGAAAATGTATTCAGAATCTTATAAACCTTGAGACATCATCTGAATCCAACTATATTTCATTTTTCTGATGAGCCCTACACACACGTAACCGACATTCTTCATAAAAACGTTTccatttactgtacagtatttaacaACATATTCCCAACTCTTTACATGCTCAACTATCGCCTCTTTTTCATCCCTTCTTTGTCCACAGTCTTCTGTACCTCTTCCATCCACTGGGATTGATTGGTACTGCAACAGTTTTTATTTTTGCAGGTCAGTTCCTGATGGTCCAAATAGTTGGGCATCATTATTTTactttgtcctcatattccatctCTTTAACCTCACATACCTTCCAAATGCTGTATAGCACAccaactttctcctgataatcacCTAATAATTTTTGCCTGATGCAGAGGTCAGTGCTGTTTTTAACAGCTAAGAAGTTGTGGGTTTGATTCCCACAGTTGGACAGATTTTGGGCACAtttcatgttcacctagcagataAGAAGTACAGTACCTAGTACTGTAGCTAGACAACTGTTATGGGGAATTGCATCCTGGGAGAGATCAATACAATAGTTGGCCTAGTTGGGGGGGCCTATCTACCTGGGGGGGGCTTCAATAaacctaacaggcttcctgtccccaaaaaTGGGAAATGATATACCATAGTTTATGTCTGCAATAATGGAAAATATCTTCCTTACAGATATATGGAACTGTACAGTGAATATTACAGTCATGGtgaaaaaacagtgaaggaaaCTGCTGATATGGTTGGCTTTAAACTTCCCAATGACCCATATAAAGACGTATGAATTATGTGGCATTATTTCAAAATAGAACAAGAATTTTATGCATGTAAATATATGCAAGTTGTTACAGAAACTGTTTATGAATTTTGCTAAATTAAATTGCACATTATGTGGATTTCACAGTAAATATATTACAGTAACAAGATGATAGCCACAAAAATTCTCATTTGTAATTTATACAATATAGATATAAAATTGATTTGCAATGACATTcattaaaacaaaaaatactgtTTATAAAAACCATTTGCttaaatatttttatttcaaTACTGTTCTACTCGATGGCGCATATAATGTTTAAAACTAAGTGGAGTGAAAATCAGTACTGTATTAATTATACAATACAGTAATGTATTTTATGCCTATAATATATAAATACTGTTTAGATATCCCCAAATCTCATTACCTGCAATGGTTacgtaagtactgtactgtatttttgcAATTTAATAGTGTGTAACCAAGATGCATTCATCAGTactttactgtactgtactgtaaattatttgtatatattaatgaGATTTGGTGATGGGTTGCATCCATATTTTATATTATGGATTACAATTTAATCCACCATTAAAAATTTGTCTCAATGAAGACCTAAATCATGATTATGACAAGTCATCCTTTTATGTAATTAATTCAGAAGGAGCAGTTTCTTGATATAAATAAATGTTAAGAATTTAGTTGTACTGTAATAAAATTGCAGTACAGTAATTCATTTGTGTATTTGCTACTCCTATTTCATATTCTGATGATCATCATAATACTTTTTATGTGATTTATTTATTTGGGGGAGTTCAATGTGCAATGAATGTATTATGTATCGGTACAGAGAGAAAACCGTTTATGATACTGAAATTGAAgaatcctcctcccccctccctcccccacccgcaAATCTTCATAAGTGATGTTGATGTAATAATAATTCAATGTTTAAAATGTTGATATAATGTACAACAAACATTACTCGAACATGCTTTGCCCACCGGGATTTCACTTACTATTCTCATATTTGTTTCTAACACTTGCCCTAGTATTTAAAACTTATTAATCCAATAACTCTTCACCATTTTTATCTTACATTTCAAATCActcttacaactcagtaagtctcTACAAACTGCAAAACCTCATTTTCTTATCTCAAATACCATCTTAATTTTTCTTACATTAATCTCCAACTTTCTACTATTGCATACACTCTAATTTTTATTCACAATTGCCCACAGCACTGAGCAGTGCTGTGGGCACCTTGTTTTGAGGCCTTCAGCGTGTCTCGCCGCTTAGCACACATGGTGGGTGCCATAAGGTATAACACAATGGTTCTGATGGGGTTTTTAACCCTGACTCGTCTAACCTGAGAATTTCCGCAGGTTTCATCAATCGAAAAcatctggaagatcgacagcaagaacctcatgctaccaattataaatgacctaattgctgcacagagtaaagggttttgaatctcctttgtatggataccatcacacataaatataaccccatcataatgagacagacattgcagccaaattagtgtgtaacaaagatgaagttgaattagatctaggtatcccatctctactgtcaaaactatattatTCCTAATATTCAGGTCTGAtatgaaagaaattactgactctcaACGACCTGAAATCACTAGTATAAGAAGCTatcatttgttcagatctgaaacctatatctatgggcagcacaaaacgtggaccagactgtgcgatacagtggttgccaggatcaggttgggttaccgttacctgtggcaggtggctacaggtgacggatctcccaatcctgagcactccaggtgcaaactctgtgagcaggaactgcggcatgatctcccacactacatcactgaatgcccagttattagacctttcagacccgttggcatgaggtacctggagctttgcaattactttattcactcttgtgttcttgaagatattctCATAttacacccaaaatttgccagtgcaggctactgagcatatggccctgtatgactaatcatcctgcgagatggggacttttagtaccactgctaccttattcactcttgtgctgatgatataccttaccttgaggttaccttgaggggatttaggggctcagcgaccccgcggccagagacctcctcgttgctggcctggtcaaccaggctgttggacgcggctgctcgcagcctgacatatgagtcacagcctggttgatcacgtatcctttggaggtgtttgtcaagttctctcttgaacactgtgaggggtcggccagttatgccccttatgtgcagtgaaagcgtgttgaaagtctcgggcctctgatgttgatagtgttctctctcagagtacctgttgcacctctgctcttcaacgggggtattctgcacatcctgccatgccttatggtctcatgtgctgttatccTCATAAGTATCCTCATAAGTATCCTCATAATActcccagagtctgtcagtatagactacttatcacgtgcctctgtatgactaaccatcctgtgtgatggggattttttagcatcacgtagttagcattgtgacacactgtactccccttcatatagtctcgagcagctgcacaaatgctcaTCTACCTAAATGGGTTAATACTAAAACAAAATCGTAAAGTTTAGAGGAAGTTTTCTGAAAAAAACAAGAGTTTATTGGTATAAGAGACAAGATGGAGGATGTTGGAAGAgggttgtttgttgtttaagatttgctacttggaacaaaaagttctaagtagcacgggctatggtgatcccgtggaAGAGGGGAAGAAGATgatagggtgggagaaatgggaGATGAGAGAAATGAGAGGAAAGAGGAGATATTGTGGGGGAGAGGTGAAGATAAggaagagacaggagagagagggggagattgGAAGAGAGAgtgcgggaaggggggggggagagagagagacccgggtaTAGCCGGGTACCCCATCTATTATAGAATATGAATACAAAGTCTCTCAGATGTTACAGAAAAGTAACTAAAACGTTGTGCATATTGTAGTGGCTATGAGTTATATCCTGTACCTACACATACATACTCCAGTATATCATTCCAAttgtatttcttatataaataaaattcacCATTCTCTTTGCCGTGAGACGCTTAGAACGACCTCAACGACCCGTTAGGTCCCAGGTACAAGGGTAAGTGTTCAAGGGTAGAAGGGTAAGTGAGCCAAGGGTACTTTACATCAGCACGCCATATTACACTTAAGTGTTTCAAGGTTTGTTTCAAAAGCTCCTGACTGATATTCCATATATAACTTGGTCAGTATTGCCCGTGTCACAAGCCAGCGTGGGTTGGTACGCCTGCGGACTTTTTTAGTTTACTGCGTCATCACGTGAGTACATAGTTTACCGCGTCACCTAAGTAGAGCGTCCCCAACGTCTCAAGAACCTGTGGTACGAAagtgtcctaacctaaccaaccagaggacccatgAACAGAAAACGGGGACATTATGTCAACTTTGCGAGTCGCTGCCATTTTCTTGTACATCAGTTTTGCGCCTTAGGTAAAGAATACGTCATAATACGGCGTGCTATTAGGAGAACAGGTGCTATAAAGAGAACAGAGAACAGCTATAACACtcccaccgctcctgtgccaggtaagttacgggctcaccatagcccgtgctacttagaacttgttctgagtaactggatctataacaacaacaacaacagctataaCATCCTGGATTATGACACACGATGGCTACCCACATCCGGAAAGTCTTTGAACAAGTCTTTATTTTATTGTGACACTCATTTGGTCATCTGGTTACTTCAAAAATACAATCCCCTTCAGTGTACAGGACCAAGATGCCTGTTGTTGAAGTCTTGAAGGTTTATCGTTTCCTAACGtcctggggacaggaagcctgctggGCTTATCTCGGTCGTGCCCCGGGCCCCAACTGATGACCTTTCTGACGCTGTATCCCGGATACCTATTTACGTCTAGAAGGATAGGTgacattgtttatgtaataatctttgttgagatctgataaagaccttttgtgccctctgtaatgctttttgcgctaccgctcacaggatgagtatggggtgcacaataaagtagccgcgtccggcggcaacaatcaatcaatctagaTGGAACAGAGGCATTGGAATCGTGGCCAAGTGTGTCCCGCTCGGAGATATAACCTGGGATGCTGGTTAAGAGTGGAAGACTACTGCGCTAGCGAGAGTCATCAATGTGGGGGGAGCGGTAAGCTGTTGTTGATGTTTTAAATTTAGCTACTGTGacggaaatgtccatgtagcaccggcTACAGTGAGCCCGTAATGTATGTTAAGCGTAGCGGCGTGGTTATTGAGCAGTGGGAGGCACAGCCACCAGCCCTAGCTAGtgtcttgccctgctcctcctggcgggagcgattgattgattgattgatgaagattaaaccacacacaaaaggtggcacgggcatgaatagcccgtaactggCGAGAGGAGCTAATTCTAGGTCCAGAAAGATGTGTCCCCAACACGTTGGCTAGGACTCTCGTGGTCTCTCACAGGTAAAGATTAATATGTGTAGAAGGAAGGTGCTTAAATATGAGCTCTTGTGCTCTTGCTTAAATATGAggtcctgtagcacagtggtctacgtcctcagCTCTCACCCGAGGAACCCCGAGTTCAATTCTCAGGCAGGACAGAAACGCttcggcatgtttcctttcacctgatgtctctATTCACTTGTCAGTAAAATAGGTCCCCGGAaattaggcagctgttgtgggttgcatcctggggggaaaatcagtagttggcctaggcctatgtggggggggggggtgacctcgATAAGCCTAAGTACCACCTGCTTGTCCACGACAACAGGAAATGTCAGAGTTTGTAGCAGATATAATGTTTATCTGAAGTTGTATACAAAGTGTCTAAGGAAGGCAGAGTGTACGCTGGAAGAACCCTCCGTACAGTTGGGAGATGACAGACTttggcagacgaggagtcacaataacgtggctgaagtatgagtgGGATAGagcggttatagataggagctgccacgtatgggccaataggccttctgcagttacctttgttcttatgttcttaagtatgttgaccaatccacacactagaaaatgaagggacgacgacatttcggtccgtcctggaccattctcaagtcgattgtctgataatcaatcgacttgagaatggtccaggacgaaccgaaacgtcgtcgtcccttcattttctagtgtgtggtctggtcaacatgacagACTTTTGATTTTAATATTTTAACAATGATGCCTTGTATAGTAATATGTTAACAATGATGCCTTGTATAGTAATATGTTAACAATGATGTCTTGTATAGTAATATGTTAACAATGATGCCTTGTATAGTAATATGTTAACAATGATGCCTTGTATAGTAATATGTTAACAATGATGCCTTGTATAGTAATATTTTAACAATGATGCCTTGTATAGTAATATTTTAACAATGATGCCTTGTATAGTAATATGTTAACAATGATGCCTTGTATAGTAATATGTTAACAATGATGTCTTGTCCCAATGATGTCCCCAACCACCTGGACTGGTCGGTGCTTCTTGCTAGGTGGCGGGGTACACCTTCCATCCCTGCTGGTGTAAGTGGTTGGGCTGTCTTGGGCACTCTCCTTTCACTTCCTCTTCATATGCCAGCTCCTTGTTCACTTATCCTTTCCAAGTGGTGAGTAGTCTTACCCGGGACACTTAAGGCTAACTGAATAATCTATGATTTGATCTATTTGATCAGTTTGAGTTTAATTTGATGCAAGTTGAATCACAAAGACGCAATGTACCTATGAAAAAGTAGCGAGGctatacaatgggatcgaaccctcTTCCCTGGAACCCCTCCAAGTGGTGCG includes these proteins:
- the LOC123773349 gene encoding protein FMC1 homolog, which encodes MTSSALKIQTLRSLIRELRRSLPEHETLKHSPAFSYIIDQYRRNALTDQQYCREQEEMAHLAQTYATYLESSRKYMELYSEYYSHGEKTVKETADMVGFKLPNDPYKDV